A DNA window from Maribellus comscasis contains the following coding sequences:
- a CDS encoding tetratricopeptide repeat-containing sensor histidine kinase — MDKIKFVFAFVLTSLFYNIVFGQNLPENIERQTDGMSVLEKVQYLGDLCWELNEKSNDEAIRYGQYALHIADSLHFYNEVARISNYLGVAMLYYQYDIKKAWIYFRQALDYGIMSNDSSTTAYAYDNIGYMYYLHRNLSSAMEYAREALGIFESLGEQRGMAYVNTTVGLILNEQGKHQEALDYFDIALKKHLATENLAGQAAVYFCSGNAYLDLNNYEAAQKEFETQIKVATKAENDKYIAEGLKGVADVFFYKQSYPEALEKLNAALDLNKEKNDYFGLIESRIQKALVLGKLGKMEEGEKQLNLAYDVARELGLPPKIFDIYNACSEFYSYPGYSGSPKDIYENLFVVYDSLYGEYEREKLLNDEQRIEIARDLEQVKTELNLQQRERIFFYVVMFLLACVGFILYWRYHTTKKLTYKLERSNSKLNKEIRKKNEALVALKISEKGLLESNQTKSRFFSIIAHDLRGPFNSILGFVDLLKKELHSADEGVREEYVKYLDESTRQVYSLLENLLFWAGTQTQKIKFSPERILVEKVVNESISLYKESAKEKEIEITINVDSNKKIYADLNMFKTVVRNLISNAIKYTRQNGRITIATFFEKRENRNVFLFSIIDDGLGISPGRLRKLFSYELVKSIAGTKEEKGTGLGLMLCKDLIKIHGGEIWAESELNKGSRFTFFIPVEF, encoded by the coding sequence ATGGATAAGATTAAATTTGTTTTCGCTTTCGTTTTAACTTCCCTTTTTTATAACATTGTTTTTGGTCAGAATTTGCCGGAAAATATTGAAAGGCAAACGGATGGAATGTCTGTTCTCGAAAAAGTTCAGTATTTAGGTGATTTGTGCTGGGAGTTAAATGAGAAGTCAAATGACGAAGCAATTCGTTATGGACAGTACGCTCTTCATATTGCGGATAGCCTTCATTTCTACAATGAAGTTGCCAGAATTAGCAATTATCTCGGTGTTGCTATGTTGTACTATCAATACGATATAAAAAAAGCATGGATATATTTTCGGCAGGCGCTGGATTACGGAATTATGTCGAATGATTCAAGTACAACAGCATATGCCTATGACAATATAGGTTATATGTATTATTTACACCGAAACCTTTCAAGCGCAATGGAATATGCACGGGAAGCTTTAGGGATTTTCGAATCCCTCGGGGAGCAAAGAGGTATGGCATATGTTAATACGACTGTTGGTTTGATTTTAAATGAACAGGGAAAGCATCAGGAGGCGCTTGACTATTTTGATATTGCACTTAAAAAGCATCTGGCTACGGAAAACCTCGCCGGGCAGGCAGCCGTTTATTTTTGCAGTGGAAATGCATATCTCGATTTAAATAATTATGAAGCTGCTCAGAAAGAGTTTGAAACACAGATTAAAGTAGCAACAAAGGCTGAAAATGATAAATATATAGCTGAAGGTTTAAAAGGCGTTGCCGATGTATTCTTTTATAAGCAAAGTTACCCGGAAGCGCTTGAAAAACTCAATGCCGCATTGGATTTAAACAAGGAAAAGAATGATTATTTTGGTTTAATTGAAAGCCGGATACAAAAAGCACTTGTTTTAGGAAAACTCGGAAAAATGGAGGAAGGAGAAAAACAATTAAATCTGGCATATGATGTTGCGAGAGAATTGGGCTTACCTCCCAAAATATTTGATATTTATAATGCCTGTTCAGAGTTTTACAGTTATCCTGGCTATTCAGGAAGTCCTAAAGATATATACGAGAACCTTTTTGTTGTTTACGATTCACTTTATGGAGAATATGAGCGCGAAAAGTTGTTAAATGATGAACAACGAATAGAAATAGCCCGCGACCTTGAACAAGTCAAAACTGAATTGAACCTTCAGCAGAGAGAAAGAATATTCTTTTACGTTGTTATGTTTTTATTGGCCTGTGTCGGCTTTATTCTGTATTGGAGATATCATACAACCAAAAAGCTAACCTACAAGCTTGAAAGATCAAATAGCAAACTAAACAAAGAAATCAGGAAAAAGAATGAAGCTTTAGTTGCATTAAAAATATCTGAAAAGGGCTTGTTGGAAAGTAACCAAACCAAATCACGTTTTTTTTCCATAATTGCTCATGATTTAAGGGGACCTTTTAATTCAATTCTTGGGTTTGTCGATCTTTTAAAAAAAGAGCTTCATTCTGCCGATGAAGGAGTGAGGGAAGAATATGTTAAGTATTTGGATGAGAGTACTCGACAGGTATACAGTTTATTAGAGAATCTTTTGTTCTGGGCTGGTACACAGACTCAAAAAATTAAATTTTCTCCTGAAAGAATTTTAGTGGAAAAAGTAGTCAATGAGAGTATTTCATTGTATAAGGAATCAGCTAAAGAGAAAGAAATTGAGATTACAATAAATGTCGATTCAAATAAAAAGATTTATGCTGATTTAAATATGTTTAAAACAGTAGTCCGAAATTTAATTTCTAATGCCATAAAATATACCCGACAAAATGGCCGGATTACGATAGCTACCTTTTTTGAAAAGAGGGAAAACAGGAACGTATTTCTATTTTCAATTATCGACGACGGGCTTGGTATTTCTCCTGGAAGGCTTCGAAAACTATTTAGTTATGAGTTAGTTAAGTCTATTGCCGGCACAAAAGAAGAAAAGGGTACCGGACTTGGTTTAATGCTATGTAAAGATCTGATCAAAATACATGGCGGGGAAATATGGGCTGAAAGTGAATTAAACAAAGGAAGTCGTTTTACTTTTTTTATTCCTGTTGAATTTTAA